Part of the Pseudomonas chlororaphis genome, CGGGCGCGGTGACCGGTAATGGCGAAACGGTGGGCTTCGTCACGGATCTGCTGGATCAGGTGCAGGGCCGGTGAATCGCCTTTCAAGGTGAATTCATGGGCCGCATCGTTCAGGTACAAGGTCTCGAAACCGGCCTTGCGCGTCGCGCCCTTGGCAACACCCAGCAGGATCAGGTCGGGAACCATCAATTCATTGAGCACGTCGCGGGCCATGGATAACTGGCCCTTGCCACCGTCCACCAACAGGATGTCCGGCAGCTTGCCCTCCCCGTCCTTCAACTTGCCGAAGCGCCGCATCAATGCCTGATGCATCGCCGCATAGTCATCGCCCGGCGTTACGCCTTCGATGTTGTAGCGACGGTAATCGGATTTGATCGGGCCTTCCGGGCCGAACACCACGCAGGACGCCACGGTCGCTTCGCCGCTGGAATGGCTGATGTCATAGCACTCCAGCCGCTGCGGCGGCTCTTCCAGGTTGAGGACCTCGGCCAGGGCATCGAAGCGCGCGGCAACGTGCTGGCGGTTAGCCAGGCGCGCGCCCAGGGCCTGTTCGGCGTTGGTCACGGCCAGTTGCTGCCAGCGCGCGCGCGTGCCGCGAACGCGGTGGCTGATAGTCAGTTCCCGACCGCGCAGGGTCTGGATGGCTTCGGTCAAGGCCGCGAAGTCTTCATGGACCACGTTGACGATCAATTCGGCAGGCAAGTCGCGTTCCGGGCTGCTGACGTAGTACTGCCCCAGAAAAGCGGCCATGACCTCAGCCACGTCTTCCTCGATACCCACCTGGGGGAAGAAATTCTTGCTGCCCAGCACCCGGCCACCGCGCACGCTGATCAAGTGAACGCACGCGCCACCCGGGTTGATGAACGCGGCGATCACGTCGACGTCGCCGCTGCCGCCTTCCATGCTCTGCTGGTCCTGTACCCGGCGCAGCAGTCCGATCTGGTCGCGCAGCTCGGCGGCCCGCTCGAACTCGAGGTTGATCGCCGCCTCTTCCATCGCCGCCGAAAGCTCATCGGTCAACGCGTTGCTGCGCCCCTCCAGGAACATCACCGAGTGACGCACGTCGTCGGCGTAGACCTGGGGCTCGACCAGCCCGACGCAGGGCGCCTTGCAGCGCTTGATCTGGTACTGCAGGCACGGTCGGGTGCGGTTCTTGTAGTAGCTGTCTTCACACTGGCGAACGAAAAACGCCTTCTGCAAAAGGCTCAGGCTTTCACGAATCGCCCCGGCGCTGGGGTAAGGCCCGAAGTAGCGGCCTTTGGCCTTCTTCGCCCCACGATGAATGCTCAGGCGCGGAAACGCCCCGTCGGACAGGAACACGTACGGGTAGGATTTATCGTCGCGCAGCAGGATGTTATACGGCGGCCGCCATTCCTTGATCAGCGTCTGTTCAAGCAGCAGCGCTTCGGTTTCATTGGCGGTGATGGTGGTTTCGACTTGCGCGATACGCCCCACCAGCGCGGCGGTCTTCGGCGCCAGGCCGGTTTTGCGAAAGTAGCTCGCCAGGCGTTTCTTGAGGTTCTTGGCCTTGCCGACGTAGAGCAGGCGCGCCTCGCTGTCGAACATGCGATACACGCCTGGGCGGCCGCTGCAGGTGGACAGGAAAGCACTTGGATCAAACAGTTCGGTCATTGTCAGGCGCTGGCATCGACCATGCCGTGGCGCACCGCCAGCAGCGTCAACTCGACATCACTGCTGATCGAAAGCTTCTCGAAGATCCGGTAACGGTAGGTGTTGACGGTCTTGGGCGACAGGCACAGCTTGTCGGAGATGATCTGCACCTTCTGGCAACCGACAATCATCAGGGCTATCTGGATTTCCCGCTCGGACAGCGCATCGAAGGGCGAATCGTTGGTCGGCTGGAATGACTTGATCGCCAACTGCTGGGCGATCTGCGGGCTGATGTAGCGTTGCCCGGCAAAAACCAGACGAATGGCCTGGACCATCTCGTTCAAGCCGGCGCCCTTGGTGAGGTACCCCGCCGCGCCCGCCTGCAACAAACGGGTGGGGAACGGGTCTTCCTCGCAGACGGTCACCGCGACCACCTTGATGTCCGGGTGGCTGCGCAACAGCTTGCGCGTGGCCTCAAGACCGCCGATGCCGGGCATCTTGACGTCCATCAGCACCACGTCAGGCTTGAGTTCACGCGCCTTGATCAGGGACTCTTCCCCGGATTCAGCCTGGCCAACCACCTGCAGACCGTCGATATCAGCCAGCATTCGTGTAATGCCCGTACGGACGAGATCATGGTCATCGACCACTAACACCCTAATCAAGCAGACACCTCACGATTTGGTCTTATTTGGGTTGATCCACACCTTAGCAAAAAGCATCCGGCAGACCTAGCGCAAAGGGGCATATAAAAATTACAACAAGTCTTATAGACAGACGAGCCGAAGCGTCAAGCGCCGACTTCTCGCTCCATCCTCAGGAAACACTCATCCTCGCCGACGACCCGCAGCCCCATGCGTTCGTACAGCGCCCTGGCCGGATTGTCCTTGAACACCGTCAGGCGCAGCGCCGGACGTCGCTCCTGGCCCACCAGGTCCCAGGCCTGCTTGATCGCCCAGGCCCCGGCGCCCTGGCCGCGAAAGGCCTCGCCGATCTGTAACTCACGGATATACAAGGCCCGCGCATCCCGGCTGAGGCTGACAAACCCCACGTCCTGGCCGTCGCGCTGGATAATCCAGTTCTGGCGGATAATCCAGGCCAGGTCGAAGGCGTCGTCCTGCCAGAGCAAATCATGTTTCAGGTAATAGCCAAGCATGTTGATGCAGGTCAGCCGCCGGGCAAAGCCGATGTCCCCGGCCGTCGCCGCGCGCCATTGGAAACTCATGAGCACCTCGTCAAAACCCTGCCACCGGCAAGCCCGTCAAACCCGAAGTTTGTCATAAACCCCACCGGACTCAAGCCAGGAGGGACGATTGCATCGCGCCCATAGCAT contains:
- the uvrC gene encoding excinuclease ABC subunit C (The UvrABC repair system catalyzes the recognition and processing of DNA lesions. UvrC both incises the 5' and 3' sides of the lesion. The N-terminal half is responsible for the 3' incision and the C-terminal half is responsible for the 5' incision), producing MTELFDPSAFLSTCSGRPGVYRMFDSEARLLYVGKAKNLKKRLASYFRKTGLAPKTAALVGRIAQVETTITANETEALLLEQTLIKEWRPPYNILLRDDKSYPYVFLSDGAFPRLSIHRGAKKAKGRYFGPYPSAGAIRESLSLLQKAFFVRQCEDSYYKNRTRPCLQYQIKRCKAPCVGLVEPQVYADDVRHSVMFLEGRSNALTDELSAAMEEAAINLEFERAAELRDQIGLLRRVQDQQSMEGGSGDVDVIAAFINPGGACVHLISVRGGRVLGSKNFFPQVGIEEDVAEVMAAFLGQYYVSSPERDLPAELIVNVVHEDFAALTEAIQTLRGRELTISHRVRGTRARWQQLAVTNAEQALGARLANRQHVAARFDALAEVLNLEEPPQRLECYDISHSSGEATVASCVVFGPEGPIKSDYRRYNIEGVTPGDDYAAMHQALMRRFGKLKDGEGKLPDILLVDGGKGQLSMARDVLNELMVPDLILLGVAKGATRKAGFETLYLNDAAHEFTLKGDSPALHLIQQIRDEAHRFAITGHRARRGKTRRTSTLEGVAGVGPTRRRDLLKHFGGLQELSRASIEEIAKAPGISKKLAESIYANLHSE
- a CDS encoding chemotaxis protein CheY — translated: MLADIDGLQVVGQAESGEESLIKARELKPDVVLMDVKMPGIGGLEATRKLLRSHPDIKVVAVTVCEEDPFPTRLLQAGAAGYLTKGAGLNEMVQAIRLVFAGQRYISPQIAQQLAIKSFQPTNDSPFDALSEREIQIALMIVGCQKVQIISDKLCLSPKTVNTYRYRIFEKLSISSDVELTLLAVRHGMVDASA
- a CDS encoding GNAT family acetyltransferase, producing the protein MSFQWRAATAGDIGFARRLTCINMLGYYLKHDLLWQDDAFDLAWIIRQNWIIQRDGQDVGFVSLSRDARALYIRELQIGEAFRGQGAGAWAIKQAWDLVGQERRPALRLTVFKDNPARALYERMGLRVVGEDECFLRMEREVGA